The Paroedura picta isolate Pp20150507F chromosome 17, Ppicta_v3.0, whole genome shotgun sequence genome contains the following window.
GGGTGCGTGCGAAGCAGCCtctgcagcagccgccgccgccgccgggcgccGCGAACTCCCGGGCTTTGGCGAGAGCAGCGAGCTCCTTTCCTCGACGGCGGCATGAGCGCGGGGGCGGCGGAGCGGGGGGCGGCGGGAGCCGCGGGGGGgtctgcggcggcggcggtggcggcggcgtcCGTCGGGGGTCGCGGCGGGGCCGGCAAGGAGGTGCCGTCGGCGCTGCTGGACCCGCGGAGCCGCCGGCGGTACGTGGTGGGGCGCTTCCTGGGCAAGGGCGGCTTCGCCAAGTGCTACGAGCTGACGGACGCGGAGAGCCGCGAGGTGTTCGCGGGCAAGGTGGTGTCCAAGGCGCTGCTGGTGAAGGCGCCGCAGCGGGAGAAGATGTCCATGGAGATCGCCATCCACCGCAGCCTCCAGCACCGGCACGTCGTCGCCTTCCACGGCTTCTTCGAGGACGCCAACTTCGTCTTCGTCGTGCTCGAGCTCTGCCGGCGCAGGGtaagggcgggcggggggcgggcgcgggcgggcgggcgggcggggggcgccgTCGGGGGTCCCGGGCGGGTCTGCAGCCGCCCCGCTCCCGCTCTCTCCCTCCCGTCCCCGCGCAGTCGCTGCTGGAGCTGCACAAGCGGCGCAAGGCGCTGACCGAGCCGGAGGCGCGCTACTTCCTGCGCCAGATCATCCTGGGCTGCCAGTACCTGCACAGCCACCGCGTCATCCACCGCGACCTCAAGCTGGGCAACCTCTTCCTCAACGACGACATGGAGGTCAAGATAGGTGGGCAGGGGGGCGGCCaggcgcgcggggggggggagagatctggggcggggggggggctccgggGCCCGGCCCTGACCCGCCTTTCCCGCCCCCCAGGGGACTTTGGCCTGGCCACGAAGGTGGAGTACGAGGGCGAGCGGAAGAAGACCCTGTGTGGGACCCCCAACTACATCGCCCCCGAGGTCCTGGGCAAGAAGGGCCACAGCTTCGAGGTGGACGTCTGGTCCATCGGCTGCATCATGTACGTCCCAGGAGGCTGGCAGGTGGGCGGGAGAGCAGGAGGGGGCCTTCTCTCCCCACGGCCTCTGGGAGGGGGCTTCCATCTGCTGAGTTTCCGGGGTCTCTGCACACAGGTACACCCTCCTGGTCGGGAAGCCCCCCTTCGAAACCTCCTGCCTGAAGGAGACGTACCTGCGGATTAAGAACAACGACTACTCCATCCCTTCGGTATGGCCCCGCTGAGATCgtggggagggacgggggggggtcCCCCAATTGGGCCGCCTCCTCTGAACCGCCCCCCCTGCCTGCCCCGCAGCACATCAACCCCGTAGCTGCTAGCCTGATCCGTAAAATGCTGCGCTCGGATCCGGCCACCCGGCCCACCATCGAGGAGCTGCTGAGCGACGAGTTCTTCTCCACGGGGTACCTCCCGTCCCGGCTGCCCACCACCTGCCTCACAGTCCCGCCCCGGTTCTCTCTGGCCTCCAGCGGGCCTGACCCCAGCGGGAGGAAGCCCCTGACGGTGGTGAACAAAGGTGAGCAGCTGGGGGGCGATGGGGGGGGCCCTGCAAACTGAAGCACCCAggccatctcccccacccccaaagcagagctgcctctgctggtgcAAAATGACATTCCTGCAGCCCCTcgggctcttctcctcctccccacaagAGAAATGGCTGCGTCCACATTGCGGGCTTCCctggagcgcccccccccccatcccgcagCTCCCCAATTTGCCTGCTTCCTGCCACGGCAGGTCTGGACAGCCCAGTGCCTGACAAGCTgccggagaaggaggaggaggaggccccgCGGGAGCCAGGGGAGTCTGTGGACACACTCCTGATGGACCTCATGCAACAGCTGACGGTGGTGAACTCCTGCAAGCCTTCTGAGAAAGTCCCCGTGAGACAAGGTGAGGGGTGGGCATGCCTGAGGGTGGGGGCGGAAGCCCACCCCGGGGCCAAACGCTGCTGGCTGCTTTGCACCCCGTAACGCTGGGTCTCTTGCTCTATTCTTGCAGAGGAGGCCGAGGACCCCGCCTGCATCCCCATCTTCTGGGTTAGCAAGTGGGTCGATTACTCGGACAAGTATGGCCTAGGTGGGTGTCTGGCCGGGCAGGATCTCAAACCAACTTGGCCCCAGGAGAGCATAAAATGGGGTtccaccagaagagccctgccggagcAGACCAAGGCAGCTGTCCTTCGGGTCTGGCAGTGTCCGGGCCGGGTCagactggggaggaggagaaaggaggtctTCTTCTGGGCCAGTggcacaaccccccctccccacctcttcctctcaccccccccccaggctaccAGCTGTGCGACAACAGCGTGGGCGTTCTGTTCAATGACTCGACCCGCCTCATCATGTACAACGATGGGGACAGCCTGCAGTACATCGAGCAGAACGGGGCTGAGTCCTACTTCAACGTGCGCTCCTACCCCAGCAGCTTCAACAAGAAGGTCGGTGGGGCCCGTGGGGCCACAGGCAGGGGCTCCCCAGGGTGATCTTGGCCTAGAGAGAAGCtgggaggagggcgggggggggcgggagttgggcccttcctggccctcctgcctgtGCGGGGCTGGCTCACGCAGGGCCTGGCTGCGTCCCCAGGTCACGCTGCTGGAGTATTTCCGTAACTACATGAGCGAGCACCTGCTGAAGGCCGGCGCCAACATCAGCCCCCGAGAGGGAGACGAGCTGGCCCGGCTGCCCTACCTGCGCACCTGGTTCCGCACCCGGAGCGCCATCATCCTGCACCTCAGCAATGGCACCGTCCAGATCAACTTCTTCGAGGTGAGCGGCCGGAGGCGCGGGCCGGGGAGATccctgcctcgcagggtggttgtgcaAGAATGAAATGGGGGAGAGAAGAACGGGGcaagccattggggggggggaagggggtgagaATGAAGCTCATGAAGCCAGCCTTGTCCCAGGGCTGGAACTCCCAGGCCAGGCCTTGTTTGGAAGAGGCAAGACCCGGGGTTCCTGGGTGCCCGCCTCCCCCGGAGAAAGATCCAGTATTagccaggcgtttcccaacccagagctggggggtgggagggaatctGGCCACCGTATCCCACAGGGAATGTTTTGGGTCCCAGTTGTGGTCTGGCCCATGAGTCCAACCTGCCTTGGGCTGAACGGCCAGTTTGAGGCCAGCCTGGCTTCTCCTGCTCTCCTCCCCGTGTCTGCTGCGAgcccctctcaccccccccctcggggcctgtgccccctctcccccccccccaggaccacACGAAGGTCATCCTGTGCCCGCTGATGGCGGCCGTCAGCTACATCAACCAGAAGCGGGAGTTCCACACCTACAAGCTCAGCCTCCTGGAGGAGTTTGGCTGCAGCAAGGAGCTGGCCAGCCGCCTGCGCTTTGCCCGCACCATGGTGGAGAAGCTGCTGTTCTCCAAGGCCGTCCCCGCCAGCACCAAGCCTGCGCCCTAGAGGCCGCCCGGCACGCAGGACACTCTCCGGGCAGGGGCAGGGACGTCGTCCCGGAGCCAGGGAGCCCAGCCACGAGGGCCGTCTGTTCCCCCTGCTGCCCAGGGGCTCTAAGGGggcaatcctgccccccccccagttttgatGGAGAAGATGCCTCCCTTTCGCCTGGCGCCTGGCCCTGCCCCAAAAGGGGGGCTGTGGGTGCATCATGCACGTTATTTATATGTGTGACTCTGTCAGCGGCCTCTGCTTGGAGGGCTCTGCTTCCTGTTGTTGctgtctggggctccccccccttctctagTTTGTTCAGAGAACCTTTGGTGCCCCCTCTTTTAAATACTGAAATGAATCCAATAAAGgtcattttgtacagtgcaacagtcttgtgtgtgtgtgtgtgggggggagcactTCGCAGCCAGGACACTGGGCCTCAAGGTGTGTTTGTTATCCCTGTGGCAGCCCCTTGCCCAGCCATTAGCTTATTTCGGGGGGGGGTCTATGAGGTCTGGGGCCAGCCCAGGAAAGAGCCTTTGAGAAGCAGGGGGATGACTGGGTGCAGAGGGGGAAGCccaagcagggagggagagaggactcTCTGGACTACAGTTAAAACTTTGGTTTAATATACAAAACTGTGTTACAAAGGAGTGCTTGACCCAGCAGCCTCCATCTCTGTGGGGCAGGGCCCCCTGAGCAGAGAAGCCCCTCAAGCGGGACGCATGCCGGAAGTGCTGTagccccctcctgctgctgctgctgggggatcttggggaTGCCTGTGGCCTCGGCTGGCACagagcagttgggggggggaagggtccagAGTAGCTGGGCAGCCAGCTCTGCCCTCTCCTTCAGCTCCGAAAGGCTGGTCTTTTGCAGGCCACGTGGCCACGCCCTGTCCCCTGCTCCTGGTGGTAGTAGTACGGCCGCAGCAGTCTCTCGCCAGCACAGGGCTGCAGGGCCTGGTGGGTGTGCAGGAGGAGGCGGGGGAAGCGAGCCGTGAAGTAGCGCACAAAGTCCTGTGGGACCTCCCCCAGCGTCTCCTGGACCTCCTTGGGCAGCTCGCGGTAGTGGTGCTTCTGGGGAGGGCAAGAGAAAGGGCTGCTCTCGAGgcaccagggggaggggaggggaggggcacggcTGCGGCTGCCCAGGAGGGAAGGGGCACAGACTTCTTGCCAGGAGCCCTCCAAGGGTACGGGCATCTTGCAGCCTCCCGCCTGGCCTCTTACTGCCAAGGAATGcccactggggtggggtggggtgggggctaccTTGTTCCTCATGGCCCTCAAGAGGTCGCGCACAGAGTTGCCTTTGTAGGCCCGGAACTTCCTGAGgtctggggagaaaaggggggattGGGACCGCTGACCTTTGGCTGTGCGGTGCCAGAGATGCTGCCGGTCCCACGTCCCACGTGCCCCACGGCTTAGTCTTACCCGTCTGCAGGGGGAcagagatgtgggccctccagttgCCTCTCaccaccccctctcccccggcCTCCAAGGCTCCGAGGAGGGGCCCGCCCACCGGCTCCTTCTCCAGGCGGTCGCTGACATCCTGGAGAGACAAGAGAGGGATTCGCACTTGCCTCTGCTGGCAGGACTGTCCCTGCGTCCCTGCTGGTCAGGCTCGTGGGGTGGGGTGCCCTCCACCTGCCCAAAACTCACCAGGAGAAACTGCAGCAACTTGGCTGGGCTCCAGAAGAAGGGGTGGGCCAGGACCTGGGCCCCTGTGGGCCTCCTGGCGGGGTCGCTGCTGATCATGGCTTCCATCAACTGCAGGCCGACCATGTtctctgagggagggggggggaggagcagaggcCAGCAAGCCGGTTTCAGGCCCCTGGAGGAGCACTGTGCAGTCTGACcgctcttgcctggagaggagttcTAATCCTGGGAGCTCTCCTGCTCAGCAGCCCGTTCCCATCGACCTCCCGGCAGAGGCTGCCGAGTCCCGTCCCCCCATTCCTCACCGTGAGTCTCTGGCTGCAGGTGCTCCAGCCGGTGGGCCCCGGCCAGAATGTTGCCCTGGCGCTGCAGGCGGTCTCCAAAGGGGTGCTGCCCGCCAGACACCACGTAGTAAAAGACGCAGCCGGCAGAGAAGATGTCCACAGCCGGCGTCTGCAGGGAGCAAAGGGCAGGGCCAGGAGCTGAGGCCACCCTCCGTCTCCAGccccccgtgccccccccccacccacacgcGCCCTTACCGGGTTCTCCCGCGGAGCCTCCCGTAGGACCTCGGGGGCAATCCAGCCCTCCGTGCCGGGGATGCCGGAGCGGAGGCTGAAGCTGCTCCGGCCGGCTTGCAGCTTCTTGCACAGGCCGAAGTCCGAGAGGACGGCACGGATCCGCCCGTGGATGTCGGGGGCCGAGAGCAGGATGTTGCAGGGCTTCAAGTCACGGTGGACTGGAAggaaatagccccccccccccccggcagggtgTGAGCTGAGGGCGGGGGAAGCAAGGCCTTCTGAGGAGCGATCCTCGGGAACCAGCACCCCCACTTACCTATGCCCAGGGCGTGCAGGTGAGCCAAGCCAGCCATCGTCTGCTGCAGCAGGGAGACTGAGGACGCGAGGGTCCGGCCGCCGAGGGAGGGGGACTCCACgtactgggaggggggcagagagagacagtCACCTGCCTTggaggcaccgggggggggggggcaggatctctctctcgctctcccaaACCAAatccctggggaggggagggggaggaggtggagggagcaGCTGCAGCTGCGGCCCCAGTGAGGTTTTAAATGTTTCGCCGCCGGCCCCCTGTGGGCTCACCTCCTGCAGGGTGGCGGTGCAGAGCTCCAGGGCGATGTAGTGGAACTGCCGGTCCTTCTCCGTGCAGAAGTAGCGCACCACGTTGGGGTGCTCATCAGATTCGCGCAGGAGCTGGACCTCCCGCTCCACCAGGTGGGTGTACTCTGGCAAGAGGCGCTTCACGGCCACCTTGCGCCCGTCAAAGTGGCCCCTGGGGAAACAAAGGGCccatcgggagggggggagaggtcaGGGCACAagcagccactcccccccccgccccgcaagCAGGGCTCAGCTGGGACTCCCTGGGGGCGTGTAAAGCCCCACGGCAACCTACAACAGGTTCCTGGGAGAGGgcaccacctccacccccaatgAAGCcccgatgcccccccccccccgaaatcctgCTCTtctgcccggggaggggggggggacagggaaggTTCCAGCCCATCCTGGGGCAGAAGGGGGGTCCTCTGCTCCCAGGGTTCAGAAGCACCCCTTACCTGAAGACACAAGTGCCTCCTGCCCCACGGCCCACCACTTCCTTGGGGTCGAAGGAGATCTTCCCCACGACAAAGGTCTCGGggtcagctgctgctgctgctgctgtccggAGAGAGAGCGGAGCTCTGACTGCCCTGCAGgcacctgccttcccttcccttcccaccccctggagCTATACAGCCAGGTGGCCTCTCCCTGTGCACCCACCTGGGGCGGCAGAGCTGTGGCTGGAGGGCCCTGCCCTCTGCTCTGCCTGGGTGGGCTCTGCGGAAGCCCCGGGGGCGGCTGCTGCTGGGCTGTGGCTGGGAGGggacccccccaggcctccctggTGCTGCAAGAGCTGGGCCAGTTGCTGCTCCAGGTGCCGCTGCTGCTCTCGGTTCTGCCGCtgcagctgctgggggaggggggcaagaacGTGGCctcagtgtcggggggggggcatcccaaGGACCTCCACAGTCTTCAATTAAAGGTCACTCaaggctccccctcccttcctccccacggAGAGCTGGGCTCTGGGGATCAAGATtcatgatggggtggggggggggggtgctggagcCCAGCCCACTCACCCAGAGCATGAGGAAGAGGATCCCCCCTCCCAGAAGCACAGTGGTAATTCCTGAGCCCACCAGCTCCCAGGGACCCCACGCTGGGTCAGCCTCCGGAGGCTCCAGGGGCAGCTCTGCTGGGCCAGGGCTCCCACCCGCTCCCTCCGCCAAGCCACCATCCATCGTCAGGAACTGGAGGAGAGAAGCAGGGGTCAGGTTAGGGGGAGGCTGCACCATGGGGGTGggcaaaggaggaggaaagacCCTCCCCAATTATCTcagctctgccctgccctgccacctACCTCATCGAAGAGGGTCTTGGGGGCGGACGTGGGGGCCAGCAGGGCCTCGGGGGTCCTCCTCAGGCTCTCAGGAAAGGCCCTCAGCATGGTGGTGTGGACCACCGGGGGCAGCTCGTGGTGCCCTGCGGGGAAAGATCACCCCTCTGTCTCCATCACCCAGCACGTCCCCTGCACCGACCTGCTAGCCGGATCCAGAGCTGACCTACTCCGAAGCCTCTCCCCAAGTCCAGCCAGCTGGTCAGTCTTCAGGGACGGCAGAGCACGAGTCCCTGTCCTCTTTTCCAGGGCAGCCGCCAGGGGCCGGCTCTGCTCAGCTATCGGCTGCTTTGTGCTGCCCCACTCTCTCTCCCGTGGCCCCCCGAGACAGAAGATGTGGTGCTGGTGCGTTCCTGAGCATGGCAAGAAAGGGGGACTCACCAATGAGCATCCACTGGCTGGGAGGCACAGTGACGCTGCCCTTCGGGTACCTGACCTCTGTGCTGGGCGTGATTTTGCACTCTCCCGACTTTTGGAGCGTGACCTCCTCGGTGGTGGGGCCGTTGATCCGAGCCAGCGTCACCCCCTGAGGCTGTGGGAGGCACAGACAGAGCAGTGGGGCCTCCGGGCCCAGtggcatctccccccccacccacacaaatACAGGGCCAGCCAaaggcagatggggggggggggaggttctcaCCACCAGTGTCACTCCAGCATGTACCAGGGACGTCAAGGCATAGAAGCAGCTGGCATCTCTGCCCACGTAGAGCGTTGGCCTGGGAAagggcaagggggtgggggggtgggggtcaggtGTGCAGTAAAAGCTTCTGGAACTCATTTCCCAGGATCCCCCAGGCAGCTTCAGAGAAGACCTGGAATCCAGCCTCCCAGCCTCTCCATGTCCCCACCACGCTGCCTCCTGAAGCCCCAGAAGGCAGAGGGGCCCTGAGCtgagctccctcctcccctccggcTTGGTACGCACAGCAGCTGCGTCTTGGTGGCAAACTCCGCAGGGGACCCCCGGTGCCAGTTGAGGGGGCGGATGTCCCGGGCGCGCAGGGCCAGATAGCGCAGGCTCTCCGTGCCGACGTTGAGGTGGGGCAGGCGCCGCAGGCTGTCCTGGTGCCAGGTGTAGACCCCCACCACGGGGGACCCGTAGTCCTGCGTCCACAGCAGCTCCCCGCTGGCCTGGGCCGCCGTCACCAGCAGCCCCTCTCCGCTGGAAGCCAAATGAACCATCCCTGGGGAGACAGGCAGGAACGAGAAGGGCTGGCAGACGGCCAGAACTCAGTCCCCAGAGGCTGGCAGCCCAGGCCTTGCAAGGCTCCACCAGGCCAGGAATTCACAGAGGCCTGGAGGGTCAGCCCGTCACACGGAATCCACAAACAGTCCCGCTCACAGGCGCAAGAGAGATACAAAGAGGCTGGAAGAGGGACGGGGCCGAACCCTCCTCCAGTGGAGCTTCAGCTTGCATGTGTGTTCTGGAGTCCCCCCTTTGCAGCTTTTGACTCTGCTTCGGCAGGAGGTCCAGGGCAGAGCGCTGACTCGTTCAGCACCAGAATCTCCCCACCCGGAGGGCACTCCCTGGGACTCACCGTGCTCCTTGTCTGGATCGTCGTGCCGCAGTGCGGAGTAGTCCAGGAAGGTGCCATTCCAGCGCAGCTCGCGGGTCTTGGTGTCATACATGGTGAGGACGTACTCTGGAGACACAGAGGGGTCGGAGGTGGGGGGGTCACAATGGCGAGGCATAAGAGATCCTCCCCAAAGAGAGGCAACGCCAGAAACTGGATTGGACCCCCCCCAGGGCAGAAGCCGGAATGGCAAAATATGCATCTGTGAGCAGGTagcaacacccccccacacacacacacaaaactacaGCCACATGCCTGATttcccgcctgccccccccccagcccccaggcctGCAGAATTTGGCTGCCCAAAGCAAAGCAGACCGCAGGAGAGGCGAGAGGAAGCCCTGGCCTGGTGCCAGGCTGTCCTGGCCATCCTCGGGGGTGGGCAAATCCAGTCTTACGGGTACGTCCGATGTAGAGGAACGGTGCCGAGGGGCACAGCCCGTCCCAGGCCTCGGTGGAGAGCGTGGTCTGCTTCTGCCCCGATGCGGGGTCCACCACGAACCAGGTGTCCTCCTTCTTGCCTGGGAAGAGGGATGGACTCTCCACAGTGGGGCCCACACATGGGTGAGACGGGGCCTCTCCCACCACCCACGCCCCCTTCCCGGTCTTGTACCTGTGTAGAGGATCCCGTCGGAGCTCCGGCACGGCGAGGACTGTACCAGCTCTGGGATGGTGAACGGCAGCTTCTGCAGtggccagaggaggaggaggaggggctcttACGGGGATTGCAAGCCCTCCGTTCCCCCGGGGAACCCCCTTTTGGGCCCTGGGAAGAGGGGCCTTctcctgtgaggggaggggcttgggcTGCCCTCCGGCTGAACACTCACCATGAGGCCCTCCTTGTTCTTGCCCCCCAGGACGTAGAGGCTCCCATCACTGGGGTCCGGAAGGAAGGCTGGCCTGAGCAGGGAACAAGCAGGCATGAGAGGGACGCTTGGGAGAAAGAAGCAGCTCCAGGGGGGCTCCAGAGCAGCCCCCTTGCCagcaaaggcaggcaggcaggcaggcagggtgcCACATCCCCCTCTGCCCTTTACGTCCTGATGCCCGCCTGGACCAGTGGCcaggaccactgctccaggtaCCTTGGCCAGCTCTGTGGccccagagggggagggggcttagaacctcagcctctcctcctttccttcccatgGTGCCGGAGCGATCCAGAAAGCAGCGGGACCACTGTacgaatcctgccccccccctcacaaggaTCTGCCCTCCAGTCCCAGGAGACACTCACTCAGCCACGTCCACGGGGGCCTGCAGAGTCGGCGCtgaaggagaaagggggagggtccCGGTCAGGGGGGAAGAGCTGTGGGATCTCGCCCCCCAAGCAAGCCAGTCCTCCCGGAGGAGGGGCTCTCCTGGCTCCATGAGGGAGAGGTCAGTCCCACTGCCCCTGGCCACCCCCAAGGGCTGGCAGGTGCTCACCATCTTGCAGGGTCCACTGGATGTCCCCCGTCCTCTGACTCACGGCATGGAGGTGGCCGTCCAGGGTGGAGACAAAGAGCAGACTTTCTGGGGCAGGGCCAGAAAGGCTCTaggggcaggggagaagaggcCGGGTGAGGCCAGAGAAGGAGGGCCGGGAGGACCCCGGAGGCAACAGAGCGCGTGGGCACCCGAGCCCACCACCCCTGGGGGCTGGGAGGAGAACCACAAGGGCAGGAGGGGGAACCTGCTGAGGGGCCATGGAGCAGGGCAGCATCTTGTCCCAGCCACGGACCGGCCAGCCAGCCCCCCTTGGGACGGCCCAAtgacctctcttcttcttctccattgctCCGGGGGCGAGGGGGCGGCcttgcccccccctgccccccaaggtGCAGGCGGGCTGCTGCATCCGGGTGCCAACTCACCGGCGGCACCCTCCGCCCGGCACTCCCCCTTGGCAAACAAAGCCGGGCTGGGCCAAGCGAGGGCAGGGAGcgcctggagaggggaggggaggggaggggagagctcgGCCAGGACAGCTGCCGCCTTGGCCCAGGGAGGGGTCACTACCCAGCTTGAGGGTCGGGGGGCCGGGCGGCCCTCCCTCCGACCCAGaggtacctccctccctccctccctccctccctgggtccCGGGGCGCGTGTGCTGGCGTTGGCCGTCGGAAGCCGGTTCCCCGGGCAAAGCTCCGGGCGCTGGACAGCCGTTGTCGGGCCAGCTTGTCTGGCCTGCCGCCCGCCCCCCGCCTCACCTGCGCCCCCGCCGCCACCGCCAGCAGCAggagccccagaggcagcagatgGAGCGCGGCGGGGAGGCTCCGTCGGGGCCCGCAGGAGCCGCACATGGGTCGCCTGGCCCTGGGTGTAGGATGCGCCCCCCCATGCCCCGCGCCCTCAGCCCCGGCCGCACGCCCGCATGGCCCCCGCCGCAGGTGCCGCTCGCAGCTGGCTCTGGCCCCGGGACGCCCGACAGGGACACGACGGGGCGGGACCAAACAGCCCTGCCCGCCTCTCGTCGCCTCCCCACTCCCAAAGCACTCTGTACGCGCTCAGGGGCCTCGTGCCGGCAAGGAAGCGTCGCCTACACCcctcccctgccgccgccgccgccgcaattGCTCGGGGGAGCCGTGGACGCCCACCGCCCCCTCTGGCCCCCCAAGAGAGGACTCCGCCCCCAGTGGCCGGACCTTGGTTGGCCTTGGCACGGATCCTGCTGCTCGCATTCCTGTATGCAGAAACACAAACCAGTTGGACCAGTccccatgcatgtgtgtgtgtgtttgtgtgtgtgtgtgagggggggggaggaggcctgaAGCCCaaggcccaccccccccccttccagccctgggtcctgccagccagctgccccctcccacccagagCAGAGAGAAGCACcgacttcccttccccccccccaggaaaatgcCCCAAATCCTTCCCAAGCAGGGCAGGCAGCCCAAAGTGGCCCCTCCCCGACCCAAGAAAAGACCAGCAGGCAGCAAGGAAAGGACTTCATTCTCAAAGTTTAATTGATAAGACTGATTGGATCTTACAGAACAGAACAAGGAGAATACCGGACAAAGTGACACTTTAAAAATATCTCAGGGAGGCAAGCTCCGGATGACgccgttcccctccccttcctcagggGGGCTCCAGGCTGAGATGCTGAGATTAGGACAGAGACCCCCACCCAACAGAGATTAGGACAGagaccccccgccccccggcctgTAACTCTGcaaaggtgggaaggggagggaaaggccgGTCTCTTCTGGTGGGGATGGGCACCAGCCAGGCAGGGGCAGCTGTTCCCAGCCCCTCACTGCTGGGCACTGGGCTCCCGGGGGGGCAGCTCCACAAGGGAGGGGGGTGAATCCAGGAGGGCAGCCTTGCAAGTGGGGCTCGCAACACGCCAGCTGGTGCACACGTGACTCTCTCCGTGTCGGGAGGGGAGAAGGGTCTTCCCGGCCCCAAGCCTGGGGAGCAGAAATGAAATACGGCACCtctgaggaagagggagggagggagggcagaagtcGGCCCTCGGCCGGCAGAAACTGAGAAGGAAAGGGGCACCTTGCCACAGCAGGAACAAGATTTGAGCCGGGCAAAGCGCCCACAGGAGTTCCAGGCACCTGCTCCAGGGCACTTTCCCTCACCCAAGCGCTCCCTGTCGAGGCTGCGACAGGGCCCAAAAGCAAATCTCAGCCCCCAGGCAAGGGTTCGAAACATGCAGCTGCACACCCCTTACTCTCTGGCCCGAAGCGGCAGAGTCCTAAGGGATGGGGGCTACTTGGCCGTACTGCCCCCAATACACATCTGCCACGTGCTCTTTCAGTGGGAGGCACACAAGCAAGAGACAGGCTGACGAAGAACTATTTCCGGAGGAAGAAAGAGGCAAAACGGCGTCCCCTGAGCGGGGGTCTCGCTGGGACCCCTGCAGGTTGCAGGATTCGAAAGGCCCCCTGATCTCAGCACCTGGGTAGAAGGCGGGGCAGACCAAGACTGGGGGAGGAAGAAGACACGGCTGTTTAAGAGGCTGCGGAACAGAGATCTGTGGAAGCTTTTTCCATGCTCCATGCACAAGACGGTCAGGGGGGAGACACTTCCCTGCCCGAGTGCCTCAACCAAGAGCCTCCTCCGCGGTGTCAGTCCTTGGTGAAGCAGGAAACAGAttctccccagccccaaaggGTGTGTTCAGGGAAGGCTCCTtagagtagcccccccccccaagcaaagcAGCAGGAGAGATCATTTTCTCTCCAGGAAGGACTGCAGCAAGAGTCAGGCTGTGCACACCTTCCGGAACAGGGATCCCGAGGGCCAGCCCTGCTCAAGTGCCCCTGGGGCAACCGCTTCTCCCAGGCCTCACGTCGAGCCGCATCCTAAATTCAGAGCCTAAGAGCCCGATCCGTCAGGCGTTG
Protein-coding sequences here:
- the ERN2 gene encoding serine/threonine-protein kinase/endoribonuclease IRE2 isoform X2, translated to MQQPACTLGGRGGQGRPLAPGAMEKKKRGHWAVPRGAGWPVRGWDKMLPCSMAPQQSLSGPAPESLLFVSTLDGHLHAVSQRTGDIQWTLQDAPTLQAPVDVAEPAFLPDPSDGSLYVLGGKNKEGLMKLPFTIPELVQSSPCRSSDGILYTGKKEDTWFVVDPASGQKQTTLSTEAWDGLCPSAPFLYIGRTQYVLTMYDTKTRELRWNGTFLDYSALRHDDPDKEHGMVHLASSGEGLLVTAAQASGELLWTQDYGSPVVGVYTWHQDSLRRLPHLNVGTESLRYLALRARDIRPLNWHRGSPAEFATKTQLLPTLYVGRDASCFYALTSLVHAGVTLVPQGVTLARINGPTTEEVTLQKSGECKITPSTEVRYPKGSVTVPPSQWMLIGHHELPPVVHTTMLRAFPESLRRTPEALLAPTSAPKTLFDEFLTMDGGLAEGAGGSPGPAELPLEPPEADPAWGPWELVGSGITTVLLGGGILFLMLWQLQRQNREQQRHLEQQLAQLLQHQGGLGGSPPSHSPAAAAPGASAEPTQAEQRAGPSSHSSAAPAAAAADPETFVVGKISFDPKEVVGRGAGGTCVFRGHFDGRKVAVKRLLPEYTHLVEREVQLLRESDEHPNVVRYFCTEKDRQFHYIALELCTATLQEYVESPSLGGRTLASSVSLLQQTMAGLAHLHALGIVHRDLKPCNILLSAPDIHGRIRAVLSDFGLCKKLQAGRSSFSLRSGIPGTEGWIAPEVLREAPRENPTPAVDIFSAGCVFYYVVSGGQHPFGDRLQRQGNILAGAHRLEHLQPETHENMVGLQLMEAMISSDPARRPTGAQVLAHPFFWSPAKLLQFLLDVSDRLEKEPVGGPLLGALEAGGEGVVRGNWRAHISVPLQTDLRKFRAYKGNSVRDLLRAMRNKKHHYRELPKEVQETLGEVPQDFVRYFTARFPRLLLHTHQALQPCAGERLLRPYYYHQEQGTGRGHVACKRPAFRS
- the ERN2 gene encoding serine/threonine-protein kinase/endoribonuclease IRE2 isoform X1 — its product is MQQPACTLGGRGGQGRPLAPGAMEKKKRGHWAVPRGAGWPVRGWDKMLPCSMAPQQSLSGPAPESLLFVSTLDGHLHAVSQRTGDIQWTLQDAPTLQAPVDVAEPAFLPDPSDGSLYVLGGKNKEGLMKLPFTIPELVQSSPCRSSDGILYTGKKEDTWFVVDPASGQKQTTLSTEAWDGLCPSAPFLYIGRTQYVLTMYDTKTRELRWNGTFLDYSALRHDDPDKEHGMVHLASSGEGLLVTAAQASGELLWTQDYGSPVVGVYTWHQDSLRRLPHLNVGTESLRYLALRARDIRPLNWHRGSPAEFATKTQLLPTLYVGRDASCFYALTSLVHAGVTLVPQGVTLARINGPTTEEVTLQKSGECKITPSTEVRYPKGSVTVPPSQWMLIGHHELPPVVHTTMLRAFPESLRRTPEALLAPTSAPKTLFDEFLTMDGGLAEGAGGSPGPAELPLEPPEADPAWGPWELVGSGITTVLLGGGILFLMLWQLQRQNREQQRHLEQQLAQLLQHQGGLGGSPPSHSPAAAAPGASAEPTQAEQRAGPSSHSSAAPAAAAAADPETFVVGKISFDPKEVVGRGAGGTCVFRGHFDGRKVAVKRLLPEYTHLVEREVQLLRESDEHPNVVRYFCTEKDRQFHYIALELCTATLQEYVESPSLGGRTLASSVSLLQQTMAGLAHLHALGIVHRDLKPCNILLSAPDIHGRIRAVLSDFGLCKKLQAGRSSFSLRSGIPGTEGWIAPEVLREAPRENPTPAVDIFSAGCVFYYVVSGGQHPFGDRLQRQGNILAGAHRLEHLQPETHENMVGLQLMEAMISSDPARRPTGAQVLAHPFFWSPAKLLQFLLDVSDRLEKEPVGGPLLGALEAGGEGVVRGNWRAHISVPLQTDLRKFRAYKGNSVRDLLRAMRNKKHHYRELPKEVQETLGEVPQDFVRYFTARFPRLLLHTHQALQPCAGERLLRPYYYHQEQGTGRGHVACKRPAFRS